In Nostoc sp. GT001, a genomic segment contains:
- a CDS encoding type II toxin-antitoxin system RelE/ParE family toxin, which translates to MITQYLPSFIKDLKALKSTPYYETIRVLAFEEIPQISTFEEIANLKKLQGYENAYRIRVGDYRIGLIFDGETVLFQRVLHRKDIYRYFPK; encoded by the coding sequence GTGATTACCCAATATCTACCAAGCTTTATCAAGGATCTCAAGGCTCTGAAAAGTACACCTTACTATGAGACTATTAGAGTCCTTGCTTTTGAAGAAATACCACAAATATCAACCTTTGAAGAAATTGCTAACCTCAAAAAACTTCAAGGTTATGAAAATGCTTATCGCATCCGTGTCGGTGATTATCGTATTGGACTTATTTTTGATGGAGAAACAGTCCTATTTCAGCGAGTACTACACCGGAAAGATATTTATCGTTATTTTCCCAAATAA
- a CDS encoding PD-(D/E)XK nuclease family protein gives MQFDTQLLPRINATAKRENGKQYYVDAKGNRFPSVTTILNATKSQVDRDRLLNWKARVGTEEATRITTSASRRGTQTHKQIERYLLGQNPVCPEASRPYWESIKPVLQEIDTVRLVEGSVFHHNLSYSGKVDCIASYQGIPCICEWKTADKPKGSIEHLYEHPLQLTAYIGAANEYYRDYGIQLKHALLVVAIPEMPAEVFWFESAVIQDYWEQWEKRVAEYWERRSVWG, from the coding sequence ATGCAATTTGATACCCAACTGCTACCACGCATTAATGCCACAGCTAAAAGAGAAAATGGTAAACAATATTATGTAGATGCCAAGGGAAATCGCTTTCCCAGTGTTACTACAATACTTAATGCCACTAAATCACAAGTAGACAGAGACAGATTATTAAACTGGAAAGCGCGTGTTGGTACAGAAGAAGCTACCCGCATTACTACATCTGCTAGTCGTCGGGGAACCCAAACACACAAACAAATTGAGCGCTACCTCCTTGGTCAAAACCCTGTTTGTCCCGAAGCAAGTCGCCCTTATTGGGAGAGTATCAAGCCAGTTTTACAAGAAATCGACACAGTTAGACTGGTGGAAGGCTCTGTTTTTCATCATAATTTGAGTTATTCTGGCAAAGTTGATTGTATTGCCAGCTATCAAGGTATTCCCTGTATTTGTGAGTGGAAAACAGCAGACAAACCCAAAGGTTCAATTGAGCATTTATATGAACATCCACTACAACTTACGGCATACATAGGAGCAGCTAATGAGTATTATCGAGATTATGGCATTCAGCTAAAGCACGCTCTGTTAGTAGTAGCGATTCCAGAAATGCCAGCTGAGGTATTTTGGTTTGAATCAGCAGTTATTCAAGATTACTGGGAGCAGTGGGAAAAAAGAGTTGCTGAGTATTGGGAACGCAGAAGCGTTTGGGGTTAA
- a CDS encoding DUF790 family protein translates to MLPTDLLMHRQNGEEIIPKRLKIDRATSDLAIELINYFQSAVGKTQGVLERQLTDFEGDSTDYRVKRGLAYILKSSFCTFEVVSPLEPQMLRERVFSLAAKSVSSRESTQVTLSKIADELTQELEREVLLEQVRNGLYADLSENKILTVFDAPTAPDLLNRYNLSQVQGVFYKASKLVLNAHRNVPGEYKLLFRYLKLFQLMAYIEGDADHGFTITIDGPTSLFNPSTRYGLAIAKLIPALLHVTKWSLSSILQTRDAYTNSWKTGRFTLNSECGLVSHYPPGKPYDSMLEASFADKWDALKSGWALEREVDLIPIPGSVMIPDFRLVHADGRTFLLEIVGYWRPEYLQKKFSQVRRAGRDDLILAISERLNLEKAGVKLNDVPARIVWFKDKLLPKAVLAVMDF, encoded by the coding sequence ATGTTACCGACAGACTTACTGATGCATCGCCAAAACGGGGAGGAGATCATCCCGAAGAGACTGAAGATTGATCGAGCAACTTCAGATTTGGCGATTGAGTTAATTAATTATTTTCAATCAGCAGTGGGAAAGACTCAAGGTGTGCTTGAGCGACAACTGACTGATTTTGAAGGAGATTCTACAGATTATCGGGTGAAGCGAGGGTTAGCTTATATTCTCAAAAGTAGTTTTTGCACTTTTGAGGTGGTTAGTCCTTTGGAACCCCAGATGTTAAGAGAACGGGTGTTTTCTCTGGCTGCAAAGTCGGTTTCTAGTCGAGAATCTACCCAAGTTACTTTGAGTAAAATTGCTGATGAGTTAACTCAAGAACTTGAGCGGGAAGTTTTATTAGAACAGGTTCGCAATGGATTATATGCTGATTTATCTGAAAATAAGATTTTGACTGTTTTTGATGCACCAACAGCGCCAGATTTATTAAATAGATATAACTTATCTCAGGTGCAGGGTGTGTTTTATAAGGCCAGTAAACTGGTGTTAAATGCTCATCGCAATGTTCCGGGAGAATATAAGCTGTTATTTCGCTATTTGAAGTTGTTTCAATTGATGGCTTATATTGAAGGTGATGCTGACCACGGGTTTACAATTACCATTGATGGGCCGACAAGCTTGTTTAATCCTAGTACGCGATATGGGTTAGCGATCGCTAAACTTATTCCGGCTTTACTTCACGTTACCAAATGGAGTCTTTCGTCGATTCTCCAAACCCGTGACGCTTATACAAATAGTTGGAAAACTGGACGTTTCACTCTCAATTCTGAATGTGGTTTGGTATCCCACTATCCACCAGGAAAACCCTACGATAGTATGCTAGAAGCATCTTTTGCAGATAAGTGGGATGCGTTAAAAAGTGGCTGGGCGTTAGAGCGAGAAGTTGATTTGATCCCAATTCCCGGTAGTGTGATGATTCCTGATTTTCGCTTAGTTCATGCTGATGGCCGCACCTTTTTGTTAGAAATTGTTGGTTATTGGCGGCCTGAATATTTACAAAAGAAGTTTTCTCAGGTGCGGCGGGCTGGACGTGATGACTTAATTTTGGCTATTTCCGAGCGCCTTAATTTAGAAAAGGCGGGAGTAAAATTAAATGATGTCCCCGCGAGAATTGTTTGGTTTAAAGATAAGTTATTGCCGAAAGCTGTGTTAGCTGTAATGGATTTTTGA